A single region of the Gasterosteus aculeatus chromosome 1, fGasAcu3.hap1.1, whole genome shotgun sequence genome encodes:
- the LOC120827374 gene encoding beta-1,3-galactosyltransferase 1, translated as MPSKVSCLYLLTVVCWASALWYLSVSRPSNSYAGQPTIPVRRAHKGGKNGTFSNVRARTLNPHDFGYLVNEAKKCEAEAPFLVILISTTHKEFDARQAIRETWGDESTLADVRVVTLFLLGRSTDAVLNQMVEQESQIFHDVVVEDFVDSYHNLTLKTLMGMRWVATFCPKAQYVLKTDSDIFVNMENLIFNLLKPATKPRRRYFTGYVINGGPIRDMRSKWYMPRDLYPESKYPPFCSGTGYVFSADVAELVYQTSLHTRLLHLEDVYVGVCLRKLGIHPFQNSGFNHWKMAYSLCRYRRVVTVHQISPEEMHRIWNDMTSKKHLKC; from the coding sequence ATGCCTTCCAAGGTCTCCTGCCTGTACCTGCTGACCGTGGTGTGCTGGGCCAGCGCTCTGTGGTACCTGAGCGTGTCCCGCCCCTCCAACTCCTACGCGGGCCAGCCCACCATCCCCGTGCGCCGGGCGCACAAGGGCGGCAAGAACGGCACCTTCAGCAACGTCCGCGCGCGCACACTCAACCCGCACGACTTCGGCTACCTGGTCAACGAGGCCAAGAAGTGCGAGGCGGAGGCGCCCTTCCTCGTCATCCTGATCAGCACCACCCACAAGGAGTTCGACGCCCGGCAGGCCATCCGCGAGACCTGGGGCGACGAGAGCACCCTGGCGGACGTGCGGGTGGTCACGCTCTTCCTGCTGGGCCGCAGCACCGACGCCGTCCTCAACCAGATGGTGGAGCAGGAGAGCCAGATCTTCCACGACGTGgtggtggaggactttgtggacTCGTACCACAACCTGACGCTCAAGACACTGATGGGCATGCGCTGGGTGGCCACGTTCTGCCCCAAGGCCCAGTACGTCCTCAAGACGGACAGCGACATCTTCGTCAACATGGAGAACCTCATCTTCAACCTGTTGAAGCCCGCCACAAAGCCCAGGAGGCGGTACTTCACGGGCTACGTCATCAACGGCGGGCCGATCAGGGACATGCGAAGCAAGTGGTACATGCCGAGGGATCTGTACCCCGAGAGCAAGTACCCGCCCTTCTGCTCCGGCACCGGCTACGTCTTCTCGGCCGACGTGGCCGAGCTGGTGTACCAGACGTCGCTGCACACGCGGCTGCTGCACCTGGAGGACGTGTACGTGGGCGTGTGCCTCCGCAAGCTGGGCATCCACCCGTTCCAGAACAGCGGCTTCAACCACTGGAAGATGGCCTACAGCCTGTGCCGCTACCGCCGCGTGGTCACCGTCCACCAGATCTCGCCGGAGGAGATGCACCGCATCTGGAACGACATGACCAGCAAGAAGCACCTGAAGTGTTAG